In Apilactobacillus bombintestini, one genomic interval encodes:
- a CDS encoding GNAT family N-acetyltransferase, with the protein MINSTDINVKIAQPHDAEEVIQLLSQLKSESDSFTIDPKLGELPVEAQAREIMLINQTRSFLMVIARYKDKLVGIATVQELEESGFGEIGVAVLKDYWHQSVGTHLINFVINWGIHDSNLERLLLLVKKTNSNAVGLYKKCGFNNSKKRIINAKGMVQSTIEMQYRLKK; encoded by the coding sequence ATGATTAATTCTACTGACATAAATGTAAAAATTGCTCAACCGCATGATGCTGAAGAAGTTATACAACTGTTAAGCCAATTAAAATCAGAATCGGATTCTTTTACTATTGATCCTAAATTAGGTGAACTACCGGTAGAAGCTCAGGCAAGAGAAATTATGTTAATTAATCAAACTAGAAGCTTCTTGATGGTAATTGCTAGATACAAAGACAAATTAGTTGGTATTGCTACTGTTCAAGAATTAGAAGAATCTGGTTTTGGTGAAATTGGAGTGGCAGTTTTAAAAGACTATTGGCATCAATCTGTAGGAACTCATTTAATAAATTTTGTAATTAATTGGGGAATTCATGATAGTAACTTAGAGCGTTTATTACTACTAGTTAAGAAGACTAATAGTAATGCTGTTGGATTATATAAAAAATGTGGTTTTAATAATAGTAAAAAACGGATTATTAATGCTAAAGGTATGGTTCAATCTACTATAGAAATGCAATATAGATTAAAAAAATAA
- the tsaE gene encoding tRNA (adenosine(37)-N6)-threonylcarbamoyltransferase complex ATPase subunit type 1 TsaE, with translation MKKVNVESPEETMEYGNKLSQYLAPKDVILLDGDLGAGKTTFTKGLAKGLGIKRNIKSPTFTIIREYKGGRLPLYHMDIYRLDDGSGDELGLEEYFNGDGVNVIEWSKYIADELPDNYLKIIFKRDDSKSENYRTISFEPKGKRFEDMVEKVFE, from the coding sequence TTGAAAAAAGTAAATGTAGAATCTCCTGAAGAAACAATGGAATATGGGAATAAACTTTCCCAATACTTGGCACCTAAAGATGTTATTTTGTTAGATGGTGATCTTGGTGCAGGTAAAACTACCTTTACCAAAGGATTGGCTAAAGGATTAGGCATTAAACGTAATATAAAAAGTCCTACTTTTACTATTATTCGTGAATATAAAGGTGGTCGTTTGCCACTATATCATATGGATATTTACCGTTTAGATGACGGTAGTGGGGATGAATTAGGCCTTGAAGAATATTTCAATGGTGATGGTGTAAATGTCATTGAATGGTCTAAGTATATAGCTGATGAATTACCTGACAATTATTTAAAGATTATTTTTAAACGTGATGACAGCAAGAGCGAAAATTACAGAACAATATCTTTTGAACCTAAAGGAAAACGATTTGAAGATATGGTAGAAAAGGTTTTTGAATAA
- the pta gene encoding phosphate acetyltransferase — MSLLDELKAKINGLNKRIVFPEGDDIRIIEAASRLADEKLIHPILLGNPEKIAANAKDFNLDNVEILDIDNYPKDDYEEMLDALEERRNGKNTREQLAGWLKDPNYFGTMLVYMDKVDGMVSGAAHATGDTVRPALQIIKTKPGMRRISGSFLLQKGDTRYVFADCAINLDLDAAGMVEVAKQSVITAKQFNIDPKVAFLSFSTKGSAKGDMVTKVQEAAEMAKSELDVPSDGELQFDAALVPEVAKSKAPDSKVAGNANVFVFPELQSGNIGYKIAQRLGGFEAFGPLLQGLAKPVSDLSRGCVAEDVYNVAIINAIQSL; from the coding sequence ATGAGTTTATTAGACGAATTAAAAGCAAAAATTAATGGATTAAACAAACGTATTGTTTTTCCAGAAGGTGACGATATTAGAATTATTGAAGCAGCTAGCCGATTAGCTGATGAAAAACTAATTCACCCAATTTTATTAGGAAATCCAGAAAAAATTGCTGCTAATGCTAAAGATTTTAATTTAGATAATGTAGAAATTTTAGATATTGATAATTATCCAAAAGATGATTATGAAGAAATGCTAGATGCATTAGAAGAACGTCGTAACGGTAAGAATACTCGTGAACAACTTGCTGGATGGTTAAAAGATCCTAATTACTTTGGTACTATGTTAGTTTACATGGATAAGGTAGATGGAATGGTTTCAGGTGCTGCACATGCAACTGGAGATACAGTTCGTCCTGCATTACAAATTATTAAAACTAAACCAGGTATGCGTCGTATTTCTGGTTCATTCTTATTACAAAAGGGTGATACTAGATATGTATTTGCTGATTGTGCAATTAATTTAGACTTAGATGCAGCTGGTATGGTTGAAGTTGCTAAACAAAGTGTAATTACTGCTAAGCAATTCAATATTGATCCTAAAGTAGCATTTTTAAGTTTCTCAACTAAGGGTTCTGCTAAAGGTGATATGGTAACTAAGGTTCAAGAAGCTGCTGAAATGGCTAAATCTGAACTAGATGTACCTTCTGATGGTGAATTACAATTTGATGCTGCTTTAGTACCAGAAGTTGCCAAGAGCAAAGCACCAGATTCAAAAGTCGCTGGTAATGCTAATGTATTTGTATTCCCTGAATTACAATCAGGAAACATTGGATACAAGATTGCTCAACGTTTAGGTGGCTTTGAAGCATTTGGACCATTGCTACAAGGATTAGCTAAACCAGTTTCTGACTTATCTAGAGGTTGTGTAGCAGAAGACGTTTACAACGTAGCTATTATTAATGCAATTCAATCATTGTAA
- a CDS encoding uracil-DNA glycosylase: MKPFIHNDWWEVLKPEFEKSYYQELRKFLVNEYQHYDIHPDADKIYEAFEWTPFSKVKVVILGQDPYHEPNQAHGLSFSVLPGVKIPPSLRNIYKELQSDLGVKPVNHGYLEKWAKQGVLLLNSVLTVRNGVAFSHKSKGWEQLTDKAIEKLSERPEPVVFILWGRAARNKIKLINTNTNIVIQSAHPSPLSANRGFFGSRPFSKTNTALKSIGEKPIDWQLPEHVDNH; encoded by the coding sequence GTGAAACCTTTTATTCACAATGACTGGTGGGAAGTATTAAAGCCAGAATTTGAAAAATCATATTATCAAGAATTAAGAAAATTTTTAGTAAATGAATACCAACATTATGATATTCATCCAGATGCTGATAAAATATATGAAGCCTTTGAATGGACACCATTTTCAAAAGTAAAAGTAGTTATTTTAGGACAAGATCCATATCATGAACCTAATCAGGCTCATGGATTGAGTTTTTCTGTATTACCTGGTGTAAAGATTCCACCTTCATTGCGTAATATATATAAGGAACTACAAAGTGATTTAGGGGTAAAACCTGTTAATCATGGCTATTTAGAAAAATGGGCAAAACAAGGTGTTTTGTTATTAAATTCAGTACTAACTGTACGTAATGGGGTAGCATTCTCACATAAATCCAAGGGATGGGAACAACTAACTGATAAAGCAATCGAAAAATTATCAGAACGTCCTGAACCAGTGGTATTTATCCTTTGGGGAAGAGCTGCTAGAAATAAAATAAAATTGATTAACACTAATACTAATATTGTTATTCAATCAGCACATCCTAGTCCACTTTCTGCTAATCGTGGATTCTTTGGTTCTAGACCATTCTCTAAAACCAATACAGCATTAAAATCTATAGGTGAAAAACCAATTGATTGGCAGTTACCAGAACATGTAGATAATCATTAG
- the smpB gene encoding SsrA-binding protein SmpB, which yields MAKKKRTQNDKNLMAQNRKARHDYRVLQTYEAGIALTGTEIKSIRARRINIKDGFAQIRDGQPTLMNVHISEYAQGNQFNHDPLRNRKLLLHKQEIKRLARETDKKGITLIPLKVYLKKGFAKVLLGVAEGKRDYDKRETIKRRDQEREISRVLKKRR from the coding sequence ATGGCGAAGAAAAAAAGAACCCAAAACGATAAGAATTTGATGGCCCAAAATCGTAAGGCTCGTCATGATTATCGAGTACTACAAACCTATGAAGCAGGAATTGCACTTACTGGAACTGAAATTAAATCTATTCGTGCTCGTCGCATTAATATTAAAGATGGATTTGCACAAATTAGAGATGGACAACCTACTTTGATGAATGTTCATATTAGTGAATATGCACAAGGTAATCAATTTAACCATGATCCATTAAGAAATCGTAAGTTACTACTACACAAACAAGAAATCAAACGTTTGGCTAGAGAAACTGATAAAAAGGGAATTACTTTAATTCCACTTAAGGTTTATCTAAAAAAAGGTTTCGCAAAAGTATTGTTAGGAGTAGCTGAAGGTAAGCGTGATTACGATAAGCGTGAAACTATAAAGAGACGTGATCAAGAACGAGAAATTTCTCGTGTATTGAAAAAACGTCGTTAA
- the rnr gene encoding ribonuclease R produces MEENSLKQEIHAVLQKFPTKEFSVENLADELGYHGANAFKLIVQALAVLEREESALVTEAGNFKLNAQGAKIQGTFHANPKGFGFVNYDENLDDAFIAPDNTLHAMNGDTVEMEIVKRADQNSGKGPEGKVTNIVGRNYEQVVGEFTKTDDDKGYVGQVKLKEKKLMNYNFYVTGVGLKPTPGEVVTAEITEYPSEDHPDYMVGIAKEVIGSVDDPGIDILQIVYAHNIPAQFPEDVLQEADAIPETISEEEKAGREDVTDQDLVTIDGESSKDLDDAVTVWKLPNGNYHLGVHIADVSHYVKPGSLLDEEAYKRGTSTYLTDRVIPMLPRRLSNGICSLNEGELRLCMSCEMEINPAGNVVKHRIHPSVMKSKARMTYKAVNDILEAHDEKTMEKYKDLVPMFEEMGELHKILYKQRRRRGAIDFDDNEAEIICDENGHPIDIKVRVRGTAERMIESFMLAANETVAEHYCKKHVPFVYRVHETPDGERVKNFFEFLSAFGVDVKGDPDHLKPKVLQNVLKKVAGKPEEAAVSVMMLRSLKQARYTDQPLGHFGLGAEYYTHFTSPIRRYPDTMVHRLIHHYEDKGINAESKAKYGNLLEEIGDHSSKCERRSVDAERDTDAMKKAEYMADHIGEEFDATVSSVLKFGMFVELDNTVEGLVHISRMKDDYYEFIEKYLALVGRNTHRTYRIGQPIRVKVVNVDVDQSAVDFDIVNPEDAPLSKLKAESHNNGAHGRNNHRRGDRRNNNNHRNNKRGKYGHNRSRNNNHHGRNNSRH; encoded by the coding sequence GTGGAAGAAAATAGTTTAAAACAAGAAATTCATGCAGTTTTACAAAAATTTCCTACTAAGGAATTTTCTGTAGAAAACTTAGCAGATGAATTAGGATATCATGGTGCTAATGCATTTAAACTAATCGTACAAGCATTAGCGGTTTTAGAACGCGAAGAAAGTGCGCTAGTTACCGAAGCAGGTAATTTTAAATTAAATGCACAAGGTGCAAAAATTCAAGGAACTTTTCATGCTAATCCAAAGGGATTTGGTTTCGTAAATTACGATGAAAACTTAGATGATGCCTTTATTGCACCTGATAATACTTTACATGCCATGAATGGTGACACTGTTGAAATGGAAATTGTGAAACGTGCCGACCAAAATTCTGGTAAAGGACCTGAAGGTAAAGTTACCAACATTGTAGGACGTAATTATGAACAAGTAGTTGGTGAATTTACTAAAACCGATGATGACAAAGGTTATGTAGGTCAAGTTAAGTTAAAAGAAAAGAAGTTAATGAATTATAACTTCTATGTAACTGGGGTAGGTTTAAAACCAACTCCCGGTGAAGTTGTAACTGCCGAAATTACAGAATATCCAAGTGAAGACCATCCTGACTACATGGTAGGTATTGCTAAGGAAGTAATCGGTAGTGTGGATGATCCTGGAATTGATATTTTACAAATTGTGTATGCACACAATATACCAGCTCAATTCCCAGAAGATGTTTTACAAGAAGCAGATGCTATTCCTGAAACTATTAGTGAAGAAGAAAAAGCTGGAAGAGAAGATGTAACTGATCAAGATTTAGTTACTATTGATGGTGAATCTTCTAAAGACTTGGATGATGCGGTTACAGTTTGGAAATTACCAAATGGTAACTATCATTTAGGTGTTCATATTGCGGATGTTTCACATTACGTTAAGCCAGGAAGTCTTTTAGATGAAGAAGCATACAAGCGTGGAACTTCTACCTACTTAACAGATAGAGTTATTCCTATGCTTCCAAGAAGATTATCTAATGGAATTTGTTCATTAAACGAAGGTGAACTTCGTTTATGTATGAGTTGTGAAATGGAAATTAATCCAGCCGGAAATGTGGTTAAACACCGTATTCATCCTAGTGTTATGAAATCTAAGGCTAGAATGACATATAAGGCAGTTAATGACATTTTAGAAGCTCATGATGAAAAAACTATGGAAAAATATAAAGATTTAGTTCCTATGTTTGAAGAAATGGGCGAATTACACAAGATTTTATACAAACAACGTCGTCGTCGTGGTGCCATTGATTTTGATGACAATGAAGCAGAAATTATTTGTGATGAAAATGGACACCCAATTGACATTAAAGTAAGAGTTAGAGGTACAGCTGAAAGAATGATTGAATCATTTATGCTTGCAGCTAACGAAACTGTTGCCGAACATTATTGCAAGAAACACGTACCATTTGTTTACCGTGTTCACGAAACTCCAGATGGTGAACGTGTTAAGAATTTCTTTGAATTCTTGAGTGCATTCGGTGTTGATGTTAAGGGTGATCCAGATCACTTGAAACCCAAGGTATTACAAAATGTATTAAAGAAGGTTGCTGGTAAGCCAGAAGAAGCTGCTGTATCAGTTATGATGCTAAGAAGTTTAAAGCAAGCTAGATACACTGACCAACCATTAGGACACTTTGGTTTAGGTGCTGAATATTATACTCACTTTACTTCACCAATTAGAAGATACCCTGATACTATGGTTCATCGTCTAATTCATCATTATGAAGATAAAGGAATTAATGCTGAATCTAAGGCTAAGTATGGTAACTTGCTAGAAGAAATTGGTGATCATTCATCTAAATGTGAACGTCGTTCTGTAGATGCTGAACGTGATACTGATGCAATGAAGAAGGCTGAATATATGGCTGACCATATCGGTGAAGAATTTGATGCTACAGTAAGTTCTGTATTGAAGTTTGGTATGTTTGTTGAATTAGACAACACTGTAGAAGGACTTGTTCACATTAGTCGTATGAAAGATGATTATTATGAATTCATTGAAAAGTATCTAGCATTAGTTGGTCGTAATACCCATAGAACATACCGTATTGGACAACCTATTAGAGTTAAGGTAGTTAATGTGGATGTTGACCAAAGTGCTGTTGACTTTGATATTGTAAATCCAGAAGATGCTCCTTTATCTAAATTAAAGGCTGAAAGTCATAATAACGGAGCACATGGTCGTAACAACCATCGTCGTGGTGATCGTCGTAATAACAATAATCACCGCAACAACAAACGTGGTAAATATGGTCATAATCGTTCTAGAAATAATAACCATCATGGTCGTAATAACTCTAGACATTAA
- the secG gene encoding preprotein translocase subunit SecG, whose amino-acid sequence MYNFLMDIIWIDSILIIIAVLMQPAKTNNDAMSSLTGGADDLFAHAKPRGFEAFMQKVTVVLLIIFFASALGLVVLSSH is encoded by the coding sequence TTGTACAATTTCTTAATGGATATAATTTGGATTGACAGTATATTGATTATTATTGCTGTCTTAATGCAACCAGCTAAGACTAATAATGATGCAATGTCTTCTCTAACCGGTGGTGCCGATGATTTGTTTGCGCATGCTAAGCCACGTGGTTTCGAAGCATTTATGCAAAAAGTAACAGTAGTATTACTAATTATTTTCTTTGCGTCAGCATTAGGTTTAGTTGTATTGTCATCTCATTAG
- a CDS encoding ClC family H(+)/Cl(-) exchange transporter yields the protein MVIGIIVGFVVSFFRISIEALSSQILKLAHFSIHNLLGVVILILINLLIAIFVYGLIKSDPNIKGSGIPQVEGQLNGELDYSWLSVLIKKFIGGVLSISSGLFLGREGPSIQLGASAAQGFASITHKKGVSKDCIIAGGSAAGLSAAFNAPIASTLFVLEEIYHNFSTPVWLVALSASISSNFVSTAIFGKIPVLHMSYSQVIPLHIYPYLILLGIMLGIGGRIYELCTLHINEWYKKLNKIPEIVWILLPFFLVIPLDMYLPHIVGGGSGLVLRIAQIAPSMSTLILFLLIRFSFSILSYATGLPGGIFLPMLTLGALLGGIFARILISLHVLPDTYFVNFIIISMSGFFACISKSPFTAILLITEMVGSLQNLMALAFVTLIAYEVTDLLGGSPIYNEMLQKLLSPQELSTSGKLVNMFFSVQLGSQLADKKVKDVQWPEGCIVCSITRNEKSLIPDGETVIKAGDNIELSTNRDNRGYVYTHVEKLALN from the coding sequence ATGGTTATAGGAATAATTGTCGGCTTTGTAGTTAGCTTTTTTAGAATCTCAATAGAAGCATTATCAAGTCAGATATTAAAATTAGCTCATTTTTCTATACATAACTTATTAGGAGTAGTTATTTTAATATTAATTAATCTATTAATAGCGATATTCGTTTATGGATTAATTAAGTCAGATCCTAATATAAAAGGTTCAGGTATTCCTCAAGTAGAAGGGCAATTAAATGGTGAACTAGATTATTCTTGGCTATCTGTACTAATTAAGAAGTTCATAGGTGGAGTATTATCTATTTCTAGTGGACTTTTCTTGGGTAGAGAAGGTCCTTCTATTCAATTAGGAGCTTCGGCTGCACAAGGATTTGCATCTATAACTCATAAAAAGGGAGTTAGTAAAGATTGTATTATTGCTGGTGGATCAGCAGCAGGATTATCAGCAGCATTTAATGCACCAATAGCTAGTACGTTGTTTGTATTAGAAGAGATTTATCATAACTTTTCCACACCAGTTTGGTTAGTGGCTTTGTCAGCTTCTATTAGTTCTAACTTTGTTTCTACGGCTATTTTCGGAAAAATACCGGTTTTGCATATGAGTTATTCACAAGTGATTCCATTACATATATATCCTTATTTAATTTTATTGGGGATAATGTTAGGAATCGGTGGAAGAATTTATGAGTTATGCACATTGCACATCAATGAATGGTACAAAAAACTTAATAAGATTCCTGAAATAGTTTGGATTTTATTGCCATTTTTCTTGGTTATTCCTTTAGATATGTATTTGCCACACATAGTAGGTGGTGGTAGTGGATTAGTACTTAGAATTGCACAAATTGCTCCATCTATGAGTACCTTAATTTTGTTCTTATTAATTAGATTTTCTTTCTCTATTCTGTCTTATGCAACTGGGTTGCCTGGTGGGATATTCTTACCAATGTTAACGCTAGGAGCGTTGTTAGGTGGCATTTTTGCCAGAATTTTGATTAGTTTGCATGTATTGCCTGATACTTATTTTGTTAACTTCATTATTATTTCTATGAGCGGCTTTTTTGCTTGTATCAGTAAATCACCATTTACAGCTATCTTGTTGATAACTGAAATGGTAGGATCATTACAAAATCTAATGGCATTAGCTTTTGTCACTTTAATAGCTTATGAAGTTACCGATTTATTAGGTGGAAGTCCCATTTATAACGAAATGCTACAAAAATTACTTAGTCCGCAAGAATTATCCACTAGTGGAAAACTAGTTAATATGTTTTTCTCAGTTCAATTGGGTTCACAATTAGCTGACAAAAAGGTTAAAGATGTTCAATGGCCAGAGGGATGCATAGTATGCAGTATTACTAGAAATGAAAAATCATTAATTCCTGATGGTGAAACTGTTATTAAAGCTGGGGATAACATTGAATTATCCACTAATAGAGATAATAGGGGTTATGTTTATACACATGTGGAAAAACTAGCTCTAAATTGA
- the eno gene encoding phosphopyruvate hydratase has protein sequence MSIISDIYAREVLDSRGNPTVEVELYTEAGAMGRGIVPSGASTGEHEAVELRDGDKNRYMGKGVTKAVNNVNNIIAKEIVGYDVTDQVAIDQAMIKLDGTPNKGKLGANAILGVSLAAARAAADELGVPLYNYLGGFNGHVLPTPMMNVINGGKHANNKVDFQEFMIMPVGAKTVKEAVRMGSETFHNLKAILNEKGYSTAVGDEGGFAPDLKNNEEPFEILVEAIQRAGYKPGKDVSIAFDCAASEFYDADTKKYNLVGDGKSYSADEFVTLLEQLVDKYPIISIEDPLDENEWEDWQMATKRLGKKVQIVGDDLFVTNTNYLRKGIKMGVSNAILIKLNQIGTLTETVNAVEMAKEAGYTAIISHRSGETEDTTISDLVVALNAGQIKTGSMSRGERIAKYNQLMRIEDQLGSVAEYKGIHSFYNLTEEARNNIVNK, from the coding sequence ATGTCAATTATTTCAGATATTTATGCTCGAGAAGTTTTAGATTCTCGTGGAAATCCTACAGTTGAAGTAGAACTATATACTGAAGCAGGTGCTATGGGACGCGGTATCGTTCCTTCAGGTGCTTCTACCGGTGAACACGAAGCCGTTGAATTACGTGACGGTGACAAGAACCGTTACATGGGTAAAGGTGTTACTAAGGCTGTTAACAACGTTAATAACATTATTGCTAAAGAAATTGTTGGTTACGATGTAACTGACCAAGTTGCTATTGACCAAGCAATGATCAAGTTAGACGGTACTCCTAACAAAGGTAAGTTAGGTGCTAACGCTATTCTTGGTGTTTCATTAGCTGCTGCACGTGCTGCTGCTGATGAACTAGGTGTTCCTTTGTACAACTACCTTGGTGGTTTCAATGGACACGTATTACCAACACCAATGATGAACGTTATCAATGGTGGTAAGCATGCCAACAACAAGGTTGACTTCCAAGAATTTATGATTATGCCTGTTGGTGCAAAGACTGTTAAAGAAGCCGTACGTATGGGTTCTGAAACATTCCACAACTTAAAGGCTATTTTAAACGAAAAAGGTTACTCAACTGCCGTAGGTGACGAAGGTGGTTTTGCTCCTGATTTGAAGAACAACGAAGAACCATTCGAAATTCTAGTTGAAGCTATCCAACGTGCTGGATACAAGCCAGGTAAAGATGTTTCAATCGCATTTGACTGTGCTGCTTCAGAATTCTACGATGCAGATACTAAGAAGTACAACCTAGTAGGTGACGGTAAGTCATACTCTGCTGATGAATTTGTTACATTACTAGAACAATTAGTAGACAAATACCCAATCATCTCAATCGAAGATCCATTGGATGAAAACGAATGGGAAGACTGGCAAATGGCTACTAAGCGCTTAGGTAAGAAAGTACAAATCGTTGGTGATGACCTATTTGTAACTAACACTAACTACCTAAGAAAAGGTATCAAGATGGGCGTTTCAAATGCTATCTTAATCAAGCTAAACCAAATTGGTACTTTAACAGAAACTGTAAATGCTGTTGAAATGGCTAAAGAAGCTGGTTACACAGCTATCATCTCACACCGTTCTGGTGAAACTGAAGATACTACAATTTCTGACTTAGTTGTTGCTCTAAATGCTGGTCAAATTAAGACTGGTTCAATGAGCCGTGGCGAACGTATCGCTAAGTACAACCAATTAATGAGAATTGAAGATCAATTAGGTTCAGTTGCTGAATACAAAGGTATTCACTCATTCTACAACCTAACTGAAGAAGCTCGTAACAACATTGTTAACAAATAA